The following DNA comes from bacterium.
CGCTACCGAGAACGCCGTCCTCCTGGACCGGGTTGCGGAACGCGAGCACGCCGCACGGGAACTGCGCGAATCCGAGCGCCGGAACCGCAGCCTCTTTGACGACGCCCCCATCGCCCTGGTACGCACGTCCGCGGAAGGGCAGATCCTGGACGCGAACCCTGCCGCGGTGGCGATGTTCGGATTCGGACATCGCGAGGCCATGCTCGTGGCGAACGTCAACGCGCTCTGCGTCGAACCCCGGGACCTCGCACGCGCGCTTAGCGCGCTTGAGAGCGGGGGAGATACCGTGGCGACCGAACTGCACGTCCGCCGTCCCGACGGTGAAACCGTTTGGATCCGGGCGACGGTCCGTGCGGTTCGTGACGCCGCCCACCGGCTCTCGCACTACGAGAGCACCGCCGTGGAGTTGACCCGCCAGCCGGAGGCGGAGCATGCGCGAGACTTGCTCGTTGCGATCGTGGAAGCCCCAGGCGACACCCCCTCCCAGCCGGCCCAACCCGGACCGTCGTGACCGGCGCCGCCCGCGTCGAGCGGTCGCACCTGCGGTCTAACCACGTCGATTCAGTCTTTACTTTCGCGTTCCGGGTGTGGCATAATAATTCGGCATCAGCAGGCTGCAAAGTCGGTTGGTAGCACTGGGTAGAAGGTGGGATAGTATGCCAGCGGGTACGGTGAAGTGGTTCAGTTCTGAGAAGGGGTATGGTTTCATCACCCCCGATGACGGTGGGAAGGACTTGTTCGTGCATTTCAGCGCGATCCAGGCTGACGGCTACAAGTCGTTGAACGAGGGCGACAAGGTCGAGTACGAGGAGTCCGAGGGGCGGAAGGGTCCGCAGGCGGCAAACGTCCGCGTGCTTCGTTAACTCGACCACGAGATCGGATACGCACGCTGGGGACGGCCGATCGGCCGTCCCCAGCGTGCTTCTCTCGCGCCCCAGTGTGTCGGCAGGAGATCCACTCTGTGGGCCCAAAGACCTGCGTACCGATGCTGCTCGAGTGTACCACGTCGTCCTTTCGTGTCGTCCACGCTATGCGATGGAGGTTGCGCGATGCCGCATGAAACGTATGCGACGCGGTTTGGGCTCCGGCCGATCGCGTATGGTCGGCGCGGGATGGTGGCGACCGCGAACCCGCTCGCGACGCTCGCCGGGGTGCGCATGCTCGCACAGGGCGGCAACGCCGTGGACGCGGTGGTCGCCGCCGCCGCGGCGATCGGGGTCGCGGAACCGTACATGTCCGGGCTCGCCGGGTGCGGCACGCTGGTCCTGACGCCGCCGGGTGCCACCCCGCGGGTGCTCGAGTTCCTCGGCCGCGCGCCCTCCGGCGCGACCCCGGAGCGGTTTGGGGCGGGGGCGCCGCCCGATGCGGGGTATGTGGCGCCGTCCGTGCCCGGCAACCTTGCGGGGTGGGCGCGCGTGCTCGCGGACTACGGGACGATGCCGCTCGTGCGGGTTCTCGAGCCGGCGATCGAATATGCGGAGCACGGCATTCCGTTCACACCGTTCGACCACATGGAGTGTCAGGAGCTGCGCCAGCGCCTCACGCCCGAGGGGGCCGCGACGTACCTGCACGGGGGGCGCGTGCCGGAGGTCGGCGCGCTGCTCAGACAGCCCGATCTCGCCGCCACGTTCCGGGCGATCGCCGCGCAGGGCGCCGGCTATCTGTACGATGGTCCGCTCGGTGCGCAGATCGACCGTCTCATGCGCGAGCGCGGCGGCCTCATCACCGCCGCCGATCTCCGCGCCTATCCCGGCGCGCTCAAGTGGGTGGCCCCGATCGAGGCCGCCTACCGCGGAGTCACCGTATACACGTCACCGCCGCCGACGAGCGCGGTGCAGGTCCTGGAGACGCTCCGGATTCTCGACGGATTCGACGTGGGCCGTACGACGCATCTTGGCCCCGACCACATCGGGTTGGTCGCGGAGGCGGCCCGGCTCGCGCGGGTGGACACCGACCGGTACGTGGGCGACCCGGACCGCGTTCCGCCGGCCGTGGACCGCGTGTTGTCTGCGGCGCACATCGACGACCTCCGGGCTCAGGTCGCGGAACGGCTCCGCACGGCGCCGCGCGCCAGTGGGCAGGTCGCGGCGGGCGGCGCCGCCGGCACCAGCGCGTCGACCACGCATCTCGCGGCCGTGGATGCCAGCGGTCTCGCCGTGAACATCACACACAGCCTCGGCAGCGGCTTCGGGAGCGGGGTCGTCGTCCCCGGGACGGGCGTCTGTCTCAACAACGCGCTGCATTGGTTTTCGATGACGCCGGGCCATCCGAATGCGATCGCCCCCGGAAAGATGCACGAGTGGCCGATCGCGCCGGTGCATCTGTTCCGGGATGGGCGCTTCTGGGGGACCGTGGGGACGCCCGGCTCGTACGGGATCCTGGTCACGACCGTGCAGGTGCTGGTCAACCTCATCGACTTTGGGTTGAATCTTCAGGACGCGATTGCCGCGCCCCGGTTCCGATGGGTGGACGACGTCGGGGATCCACTGCCCGCCGCCGGCGTGTTCATGGAAGCGCGGCTGCCCGACGTGACGCGTGACGCGATGGCGGCCCGCGGCTACACGGTCACCCCGCTCGGCGCCTGGTCGATGCGGGTCGGCGGCGTGCAGGGGATCCTCGTTGATGCCGGTTCCGGGTGGCTTGCGGGTGCAGCCGACCCACGCCGGAACGGCTACGCGATCGGCTGGTAGGGGGGCAAACGATGCACTTCACCGTGGTCGGAGCGGGCGCCATCGGCGGGACGATCGGCGCACACCTTGCGCGGGCGGGACACGATGTGGTGTTCGTGGACAGCGTCGCGGAACACGTGAAGACGATCGCGCGTGACGGTCTCCTCATCGAGGGGGCGGACGAGTTTCGCGTGCGGGTGCCCGCGGTCGTGCCCGCCGACCTGGGGCGCGCGCTCGGCGGCCGCGCGCCCGAGGCCGTGCTGCTGTCGGTCAAAGCCCAGCACACGGCCGGCGCGCTCGAGCCGGTCGTGCCGTTCCTCGGTCCCGACAGCTACGTGGTGTCGATGCAGAACGGCCTCAACGAGCGCGTGATCGCCGGTCGCATCGGCCAGGAGAAGACGATCGGCGCGTTCGTCAACTTCGGCGCCGACTACCAGGCGCCCGGCCGGGTCATGTACGCGAGCGCCGGCGCGCTGTACCTGGGCGAGCTCGACGGCCGGATGACGCCGCGGCTCGAGCGGCTGGGCACGATCATGCGCGAGTCCTTCCTGAAGAACACCACGCTGACGCCGAACATCTGGGGCTACCTCTGGGGGAAGCTCGGCTACGCGTCGCAGTTGTTCGCGACGGCCACGGTGGACGAGACGATGGGGGCGGTCCTCGGGACGCCGGAGAACACGGCGCTGCTCGCCAACCTCGCGGCCGAGGTCGTCCGGACGGCGGAGGCGGAGGGTGTGCGCAGCGAGGGGTTTGACGGGTACGAGCCCGGGCCGATGCGCTTCACGTCGCCGCGCGACTGGGCCGGCATCCGGGCGAGCCTGGACCGCCTCACCGCGTTCAACCGGAACTCGCTCAAACAGAAAAGCGGCATCTGGCGGGATCTCGCCGTCCGGCACCGGCGGACCGAGGTGGACCAACAGCTCGGCCCGATCGTGGAGATCGCGCGCGAGCACGGGTTCCGCCTGCCGCTGAACGAGCGCCTGATCGAGTTGATCCACGACCTCGAAACGGGGCGCCGCACGATGGCGCCCGAGAACCTCGCGGAGCTGCGCCGCCTCAGCCAGGCCGCCTATCCCGAGGAGGTGTTCCAGTGAGCCGCTACCGCGGGTTCGTCGATCAGCACGTGGAAAACGTGCTGGCCGATCTCAAGACGCTCGTCGAGCTCGAGTCACCGACCACCGACAAGGCCGCGGTGGACCGGGCGGGCGCCTACCTCGCGGGCCGGTTCGCCGACGCGGCCCGCGCGGAGATCGTGTGGCATCGGCAAGAGACCTGGGGCGACCACTTCGAGGCGCGCATCGGCGGCGGCCGGCGCCGGGTGCTCCTCATCGGTCACTTCGACACCGTCTGGCCGGTCGGGACGATCCAACGCCTGCCGTGCCGAATCGAGGGGGACCGCCTGACGGGGCCCGGATGCTTCGACATGAAGTACGGCGACATCCAGGCGGTCTGGGCGCTGCGCGCGATCGTCGAGAGCGGGGCGGCCAAGGACAAGACGTTCGTGTTCTTCGGAAACACCGAGGAGGAGGTGGGCAGTCCCACCTCTCGGCCGATCATCGAGCGGCTGGCCCGGGAGTCGGAGTGCGCGCTCATTCTGGAGCCGTCCGTCGGTGAGGAGGGCGCGGTGAAGTTGTGGCGCAAAGGGGTGGGCATGTACCGATTGTCGGTGCAGGGTGTCGCCAGTCACGCCGGGGCCGACCCGGACAAGGGGCGCAGCGCCGTGCTCGAGCTGGCTCATCAGGTGATCGACCTGCACGCGATCAACGATGCCGCGAAGGGCACCACCCTGAACGTCGGCGTAGTGCGCGGCGGCACGCGGTCGAATGTGATCGCCGCGTCCGCCGAGGCCGAGATCGATCTCCGGGTGCGCACGATGGACGAGGCGCGCCGCGCGGACGAGCGGATCAAGACGCGGCCGACGTTCGTGCAGGGAACCTCGGCACGGATCACAGGCGGCCTGAACCGTCCGCCGATGGAGGAGACGCCCGCGTCGCGGCGTCTCTACGAGCTCGCGAGGCGGCTCGCCGCGGACGAAGGGGTCGAGCTCGCCGCGACCGGGACCGGGGGTGGCAGCGACGGCAACTTCACCGCCGCCGTGGGAGTCCCGACGTTCGACGGGCTGGGCGCGGTGGGCGACGGCGGACACGCGGACCACGAGCACATTAGGGTGTCCGCGGTGGCGCCGCGGCTGGCGTGGTTCACGCGGCTGCTCGCCGAGTTGTAGCGGCGGCGCGGGGCCATGCGGCAGGTGCGGGTGGCCGGCGCGCGCGGGTTCTTCGACGTCGTTGCGGGGACGGGCCGCTCGCAGGCGGCGACGATGGTCCTCGCGCCGGGTGAATCGACCGGTGGCGACGACAACGCGCACGTCGAGTCGGACCAATGGCTCTATGTGATCTCCGGCACGGGGCGGGCGACCGTCGGCCCGCGGACGTGCGCGCTCGACGCGGGAACGCTTCTCCTCATCGAAGCGGGCGAGCCCCACGAGATCCGCAACACGGGTACGGCACCGCTCGTGACCGTGAACGTGTACGCACCCCCCGTGTACTAGGCGTGTCCGCGTCGGCCCGGCAGGGGCGATGCGGTCCCGCGCGGCGGTTACGGGAGGTACCCGATCATCTCGATCTCGACGTGCAGTTCCGGTCGCGCGAGCGCGGCCACCTGGACCGTGCTCCTCGCGGGGAGGTCTCCGGCGAACGCGCTCCGGTACACCTCGTTCATCGCCGCGAAGTCCGCGATGTCGGTGAGGAATACGGTCACCTTGACGACGTGGCGTAGACCGGAACCGGCGGCCTCGAGGACGATCTTGCAGTTCTCGATGCAGTTGCGCGTCTGCTCGCGAATGTCCGCCGGGACCTTCCCGGTAGCGTCGGTGCCGACCTGGCCGGAGGTGAAGACGAGGTCGTCCAGGCGAATGCCAGGCGAGTAAGGCGAGGTCGGGCGCGGGCGCCCCGGGGGAAAGATCGCGTGACGTTCCATACGGGCATGCTGCCCCCTTTCCGACTGATGAGGAATGTGGCGCGGGTCAAGTATACCATCATCGCGACGCGCCGCTCGACCGCGTCACCAGCACGGCCAACACCGCCATGCCAGCCGCGAGAACGGCCGCGGCGGTGTAGATCGCGGACAGGGTGAGGTGTCCTGCGTCGCGGGCCGCGCCCACTCCGTACGCTCCGATTCCGTAGC
Coding sequences within:
- a CDS encoding PAS domain-containing protein; its protein translation is MRILQRYRKSAEVPIWPQIGGLLLAAAASMAVAWFGRGLLVVPSPIVLLVVVCSGFVGGLRAALLAAAAGCFYFLGVFSSPDHLFGYTADNLRRAIAWGGTTAVTALLVGALKYRADRVFEIATENAVLLDRVAEREHAARELRESERRNRSLFDDAPIALVRTSAEGQILDANPAAVAMFGFGHREAMLVANVNALCVEPRDLARALSALESGGDTVATELHVRRPDGETVWIRATVRAVRDAAHRLSHYESTAVELTRQPEAEHARDLLVAIVEAPGDTPSQPAQPGPS
- a CDS encoding cold-shock protein, which gives rise to MPAGTVKWFSSEKGYGFITPDDGGKDLFVHFSAIQADGYKSLNEGDKVEYEESEGRKGPQAANVRVLR
- a CDS encoding gamma-glutamyltransferase family protein, translated to MPHETYATRFGLRPIAYGRRGMVATANPLATLAGVRMLAQGGNAVDAVVAAAAAIGVAEPYMSGLAGCGTLVLTPPGATPRVLEFLGRAPSGATPERFGAGAPPDAGYVAPSVPGNLAGWARVLADYGTMPLVRVLEPAIEYAEHGIPFTPFDHMECQELRQRLTPEGAATYLHGGRVPEVGALLRQPDLAATFRAIAAQGAGYLYDGPLGAQIDRLMRERGGLITAADLRAYPGALKWVAPIEAAYRGVTVYTSPPPTSAVQVLETLRILDGFDVGRTTHLGPDHIGLVAEAARLARVDTDRYVGDPDRVPPAVDRVLSAAHIDDLRAQVAERLRTAPRASGQVAAGGAAGTSASTTHLAAVDASGLAVNITHSLGSGFGSGVVVPGTGVCLNNALHWFSMTPGHPNAIAPGKMHEWPIAPVHLFRDGRFWGTVGTPGSYGILVTTVQVLVNLIDFGLNLQDAIAAPRFRWVDDVGDPLPAAGVFMEARLPDVTRDAMAARGYTVTPLGAWSMRVGGVQGILVDAGSGWLAGAADPRRNGYAIGW
- a CDS encoding 2-dehydropantoate 2-reductase — its product is MHFTVVGAGAIGGTIGAHLARAGHDVVFVDSVAEHVKTIARDGLLIEGADEFRVRVPAVVPADLGRALGGRAPEAVLLSVKAQHTAGALEPVVPFLGPDSYVVSMQNGLNERVIAGRIGQEKTIGAFVNFGADYQAPGRVMYASAGALYLGELDGRMTPRLERLGTIMRESFLKNTTLTPNIWGYLWGKLGYASQLFATATVDETMGAVLGTPENTALLANLAAEVVRTAEAEGVRSEGFDGYEPGPMRFTSPRDWAGIRASLDRLTAFNRNSLKQKSGIWRDLAVRHRRTEVDQQLGPIVEIAREHGFRLPLNERLIELIHDLETGRRTMAPENLAELRRLSQAAYPEEVFQ
- a CDS encoding M20 family metallopeptidase, with product MSRYRGFVDQHVENVLADLKTLVELESPTTDKAAVDRAGAYLAGRFADAARAEIVWHRQETWGDHFEARIGGGRRRVLLIGHFDTVWPVGTIQRLPCRIEGDRLTGPGCFDMKYGDIQAVWALRAIVESGAAKDKTFVFFGNTEEEVGSPTSRPIIERLARESECALILEPSVGEEGAVKLWRKGVGMYRLSVQGVASHAGADPDKGRSAVLELAHQVIDLHAINDAAKGTTLNVGVVRGGTRSNVIAASAEAEIDLRVRTMDEARRADERIKTRPTFVQGTSARITGGLNRPPMEETPASRRLYELARRLAADEGVELAATGTGGGSDGNFTAAVGVPTFDGLGAVGDGGHADHEHIRVSAVAPRLAWFTRLLAEL
- a CDS encoding cupin domain-containing protein; this encodes MRQVRVAGARGFFDVVAGTGRSQAATMVLAPGESTGGDDNAHVESDQWLYVISGTGRATVGPRTCALDAGTLLLIEAGEPHEIRNTGTAPLVTVNVYAPPVY
- a CDS encoding RidA family protein → MERHAIFPPGRPRPTSPYSPGIRLDDLVFTSGQVGTDATGKVPADIREQTRNCIENCKIVLEAAGSGLRHVVKVTVFLTDIADFAAMNEVYRSAFAGDLPARSTVQVAALARPELHVEIEMIGYLP